The Alkalinema sp. FACHB-956 genome contains a region encoding:
- a CDS encoding GxxExxY protein has translation MNVGNELTYKIIGCAMKVHRTMGPGFQEVIYQRCLAIELERAGLAFAREQEQPVYYDGIQVGTRRADFVVENKVVVELKAVVQLEDVHLAQAKNYTVAYNFPLGLLINFGNKSLEHKLIFNNRPHQDLQD, from the coding sequence ATGAATGTTGGCAACGAACTCACCTACAAGATCATCGGATGCGCCATGAAAGTACATCGAACAATGGGACCCGGATTTCAAGAAGTCATTTACCAGCGTTGCCTCGCCATTGAGCTAGAACGCGCAGGACTCGCCTTCGCCCGCGAACAAGAACAACCCGTCTACTACGACGGCATCCAGGTTGGCACCCGCCGCGCCGATTTCGTCGTGGAAAATAAAGTGGTAGTGGAGCTAAAAGCCGTCGTACAACTCGAAGATGTACACCTCGCCCAAGCCAAAAATTACACCGTCGCCTACAACTTTCCCCTAGGGCTGTTGATTAACTTTGGTAACAAAAGCCTGGAACACAAACTGATATTTAATAATCGTCCGCATCAGGATTTGCAGGATTAG